A region from the Candidatus Krumholzibacteriia bacterium genome encodes:
- a CDS encoding PLP-dependent aminotransferase family protein: protein MDATRLQKFLSDSARTATRNEIRELLKLIAKPDMISLAGGLPAPASFPVPELKEVTQRVLDEFGPAALQYGPTEGDVGLREELIGLMEADGCENVALENVLVTTASQQALDLCSRVFIAPGDTVVCGLPSYLGALGAFVACGARLSGVPLDDEGMRTDLLEHRLLTLRREGVHPKFLYLVPDFQNPAGVTLSVERRHEVLSIAREFDLLIVEDNPYRQLRYIGETPPALGALDRDGRVITLYSFSKVFCPGLRLGYVLAHPEVIQRLVMAKQPVDLCTSSFNQIIAREYVKGGHLWPRLERTRELYARKREIMLTALSEHVDPDWGVRWTNPEGGMFLWMTLPKHLDARDLFRLALERNVAFVIGNAFYCDSGGHNTLRLNFSYPSEDQLVIAVKRLSDAIDQLITDNPAPKADTAEVRGFSEGLTTGSDHALTHLPLNLALHEVLE, encoded by the coding sequence ATGGACGCGACACGGCTGCAGAAGTTCTTGTCCGACTCCGCGCGGACGGCCACGCGCAACGAGATCCGCGAACTCCTCAAGCTGATCGCCAAACCCGACATGATCAGCCTCGCCGGCGGGTTGCCCGCCCCGGCGAGTTTTCCCGTGCCGGAGCTGAAGGAGGTCACCCAGCGTGTCCTCGACGAGTTCGGTCCGGCGGCCCTGCAGTACGGGCCCACGGAGGGCGACGTCGGACTCCGCGAAGAGCTCATCGGTCTGATGGAGGCCGACGGCTGCGAGAACGTCGCGCTCGAGAACGTGCTGGTGACCACGGCCAGCCAGCAGGCGCTCGACCTGTGTTCACGTGTGTTCATCGCGCCGGGAGACACGGTCGTGTGCGGATTGCCCAGTTACCTGGGCGCACTCGGTGCCTTCGTCGCCTGCGGCGCGCGCCTCAGCGGTGTCCCTCTCGACGACGAGGGGATGCGCACCGACCTGCTCGAGCACCGTCTCCTCACACTTCGGCGTGAGGGCGTGCATCCGAAGTTCCTGTACCTGGTGCCGGACTTCCAGAACCCGGCGGGGGTCACGCTGAGCGTCGAACGACGCCACGAGGTCCTTTCCATCGCCCGCGAGTTCGACCTGCTCATCGTCGAGGACAATCCGTACCGGCAGTTGCGCTACATCGGCGAAACGCCCCCGGCCCTCGGGGCACTCGACCGCGACGGGCGTGTGATCACGCTCTACAGCTTCTCCAAGGTCTTCTGCCCCGGACTGCGCCTGGGATACGTGCTGGCCCACCCCGAGGTGATCCAACGCCTGGTCATGGCCAAACAACCGGTGGACCTGTGCACGAGCAGCTTCAATCAGATCATCGCCCGCGAGTACGTGAAGGGCGGGCACCTGTGGCCGCGTCTGGAACGCACACGCGAACTCTACGCCCGCAAGCGCGAGATCATGCTGACCGCGCTGTCCGAGCACGTCGATCCCGACTGGGGCGTCCGCTGGACCAACCCCGAGGGTGGCATGTTCCTGTGGATGACGCTTCCCAAGCACCTCGACGCGCGAGATCTGTTCCGCCTCGCGCTCGAGCGCAACGTGGCCTTCGTGATCGGCAACGCTTTCTACTGCGACAGCGGCGGCCACAACACGCTACGGCTGAACTTCTCGTACCCGAGCGAGGACCAGCTCGTGATCGCGGTCAAGCGACTGAGCGACGCCATCGACCAGTTGATCACCGACAACCCGGCCCCGAAGGCCGACACCGCCGAGGTGCGTGGATTCAGCGAAGGTCTGACCACCGGCAGCGATCACGCCCTCACGCATCTTCCACTGAATCTCGCGCTGCACGAAGTGCTCGAGTAG
- a CDS encoding tetratricopeptide repeat protein, with protein MTDYDAEGRLAFAMGLELRGEFDKAVQAFEDIVEAGDKGENEALVRKHLGNLHLRQGHLRRAREHLNVACELEPDNATFWHDLGVAHYYLADFDQCVQCMRKALEIDGDLQLSYFWLGNALYHRGDLGDAAATFQELLDRYPNFTIGNFHLGVIYQRQGKEDEAQEQFQTVLLKNPDDAAAQHYVNGNDGSS; from the coding sequence ATGACCGACTATGACGCCGAAGGACGGCTGGCGTTCGCCATGGGACTCGAGCTGCGCGGTGAGTTCGACAAGGCCGTGCAGGCCTTCGAGGACATCGTCGAGGCGGGCGACAAGGGCGAGAACGAAGCCCTGGTACGCAAGCACCTCGGCAACCTGCACCTGCGGCAGGGCCATCTGCGACGGGCACGGGAACACCTCAACGTCGCCTGCGAACTCGAGCCGGACAACGCCACGTTCTGGCACGACCTCGGTGTGGCCCACTACTACCTGGCCGACTTCGACCAGTGCGTGCAGTGCATGCGCAAGGCCCTGGAGATCGACGGCGACCTGCAGCTCAGCTACTTCTGGCTGGGCAATGCTCTGTACCATCGGGGCGACCTCGGCGACGCCGCGGCCACCTTCCAGGAACTCCTCGATCGCTACCCGAACTTCACCATCGGCAACTTCCACCTGGGCGTGATCTACCAGCGACAAGGCAAGGAAGACGAAGCCCAGGAGCAGTTCCAGACCGTGCTGTTGAAGAATCCCGACGACGCCGCGGCCCAGCACTACGTCAACGGCAACGACGGGTCGTCCTGA
- a CDS encoding L-lactate dehydrogenase, which yields MKVGIVGTGFVGSTVAFALVARGVGREVVLVDVNRERAEAEADDILHAVPFAEPLQVRAGDYDDLRGSRVVVIGAGVGQKPGETRLHLLARNARVFRDVVPSVLSAAPDALLIIASNPVDVMTHVASEFAADFGVPSRRVIGSGTMLDTARFRALLGRHLGIDSRHVHAYVVGEHGDSEVLAWSTARVGGIALDEFVKRRGPELGDDDRRHVEDAVRNAAYRIIAGKGATYYGVASALAHLTEVVLNDRRAIATVCTPRAKIAGVEDVTISMPHVIGGDGVIGAPHPLQLQEDEQHALEASARTVRRAIDDLHAEDAAEA from the coding sequence ATGAAGGTCGGAATCGTAGGAACCGGATTCGTCGGCTCGACCGTGGCTTTCGCTCTCGTCGCGCGCGGCGTGGGCCGAGAGGTCGTCCTGGTCGACGTGAACCGAGAGCGCGCCGAAGCCGAGGCCGACGACATCCTGCACGCCGTACCCTTCGCCGAACCCCTGCAGGTCCGCGCCGGCGACTACGACGACCTGCGGGGCAGCCGCGTCGTCGTCATCGGAGCCGGCGTGGGACAGAAACCGGGCGAGACCCGCCTGCACCTGCTCGCCCGCAACGCCCGGGTCTTCCGCGACGTCGTGCCCTCGGTCCTGAGCGCAGCCCCCGACGCGCTGCTGATCATCGCCAGCAATCCGGTCGACGTGATGACCCACGTGGCATCGGAGTTCGCGGCCGATTTCGGAGTTCCGTCGCGACGTGTGATCGGATCGGGAACCATGCTCGACACCGCACGCTTCCGGGCACTGCTCGGCCGACACCTGGGCATCGACTCCCGGCACGTGCACGCCTACGTGGTGGGCGAACACGGCGACAGCGAGGTCCTGGCGTGGTCGACGGCACGCGTCGGCGGAATCGCGCTCGACGAGTTCGTGAAGCGCCGCGGACCGGAGCTCGGCGACGACGACCGACGTCACGTCGAAGACGCCGTTCGCAACGCCGCCTATCGGATCATCGCGGGAAAGGGCGCCACCTACTACGGGGTCGCGAGTGCACTCGCGCATCTGACGGAAGTCGTCCTGAACGATCGCCGGGCGATCGCCACCGTGTGCACACCTCGGGCGAAGATCGCCGGGGTCGAAGACGTCACCATCTCCATGCCCCACGTGATCGGCGGCGACGGCGTGATCGGAGCGCCGCATCCACTGCAGCTCCAGGAAGACGAGCAGCACGCACTGGAGGCGTCGGCACGGACCGTGCGCCGCGCGATCGACGATCTCCATGCCGAGGACGCGGCCGAGGCCTGA
- a CDS encoding cytidylate kinase-like family protein encodes MDDSLEIPAVQRIVSRQLNKWAIEARAADERRDFGPRRRVPPVSPWITISREPGSGARELAEVLSRRLGYDVYGRELLERMAEGGPIARAAFERVERGPHDSLREAVFLSLDRAYPGHYTYLKRLVAIGTALAARGNVILIGRGLHFVLPRDHGLCLRLVASPERRIENVAKRRKCTAREAELWIEQADRSQNELVRHILHQDLRDVHAYDMVLDTETLGVGTCADLIGIALKSIPRTMTVEA; translated from the coding sequence ATGGACGACTCGCTCGAGATCCCCGCCGTGCAGCGCATCGTTTCACGGCAGTTGAACAAATGGGCCATCGAGGCTCGCGCCGCCGACGAACGCCGGGACTTCGGTCCTCGTCGGCGTGTACCGCCCGTCTCCCCCTGGATCACCATTTCCCGTGAGCCGGGATCGGGAGCGCGAGAACTGGCCGAAGTCCTTTCCCGGCGCCTCGGATACGACGTCTACGGCCGCGAGTTGCTCGAGCGCATGGCCGAGGGCGGTCCGATCGCCCGGGCCGCGTTCGAGCGGGTCGAGCGCGGTCCCCACGATTCGCTCCGCGAAGCCGTGTTCCTCTCGTTGGACCGCGCCTATCCGGGTCACTACACCTACCTCAAGCGTCTGGTGGCGATCGGGACCGCGCTGGCGGCCCGTGGCAACGTGATCCTGATCGGCCGTGGTCTGCACTTCGTCCTGCCGAGAGACCACGGGCTCTGTCTCCGTCTCGTCGCCTCGCCGGAGCGCCGGATCGAGAACGTGGCGAAACGGCGGAAGTGCACGGCGCGCGAGGCGGAACTGTGGATCGAGCAGGCCGACCGCAGTCAGAACGAGCTCGTGCGCCACATCCTGCACCAGGACCTGCGGGACGTGCACGCCTACGACATGGTGCTCGACACCGAGACGCTCGGCGTCGGCACCTGCGCGGATCTGATCGGGATCGCGCTGAAGTCGATTCCGCGGACGATGACGGTGGAGGCCTGA
- a CDS encoding TonB-dependent receptor: MPNTRARGLLLGLFALACGGTTIPAARAADADSTTGASPTTVDADSTGDLVAPVLEVRGRRITAQGRVDRDTGFASVLEASSWRGESYDTAEVLSRAVGVHVRDSGGVGGHATVSLRGSTPAQVPIYLDGVLLNGPDSGAVDLADLHLAHLERIEVYRGSAPLVLGGGSLGGAIHLYSLDGRESWNGSLTRGSFDTWNAEGGGAWRLADWSVAARGRFVRSENDWDYLDDRRTPYNPDDDRVVGRVNNDATGFGGQLQLSRPAFGGTLRLSEILDTREQGLPGRGVLQSETARSRSLTHHAQIAWRSERRARGVLREVSLHQRTERQAVRDLGGDLSGTPRDRVDVLHAVGLNASGAARPFGPTVWNVQSRVARLRSVDEALLDGEGEPQWRWTTTAALEPKWRVLGDRLLLSPGVRVEHHEQWWNESSSLESLPRGDEQRTGLFAYTAQFGTRYAISDEVSLKANLGVYRRVPTLLELFGDRGTTTANPDLRPEEGVNRDVGLVWSRPLEGRRFALSAFANDAFDLITFVKTSPVTARARNLGRAEIRGLEFEADFGRFGPFGFRAAITRLWSEDRTDDTVAGGKQLPFRPGIEVELQQSLHVGHLRADFDLFAMGENYQQTGERLAVPARVIGSIGLRWRLSSDWALHGRVDNVSDAEVHDFLGDPLPGRQVSLSLQAGGR, encoded by the coding sequence ATGCCCAACACGCGCGCACGGGGGCTGCTCCTCGGTCTGTTCGCACTGGCGTGCGGAGGAACGACGATCCCGGCGGCGAGAGCCGCCGACGCCGATTCCACGACCGGAGCATCCCCGACCACCGTCGACGCCGACTCGACGGGCGATCTCGTGGCACCCGTGCTCGAGGTGCGTGGACGTCGGATCACGGCCCAGGGTCGCGTGGATCGCGACACCGGCTTCGCCAGCGTGCTCGAAGCCTCGAGCTGGCGCGGCGAGTCCTACGACACCGCCGAGGTCCTCTCGCGCGCGGTCGGTGTGCACGTGCGCGACAGCGGAGGCGTGGGCGGACACGCGACCGTCAGCCTGCGCGGATCGACACCGGCGCAGGTCCCGATCTACCTCGACGGAGTGCTCCTGAACGGACCCGACAGCGGAGCCGTGGACCTGGCCGACCTCCACCTGGCCCACCTCGAACGGATCGAGGTCTACCGTGGAAGCGCTCCCCTCGTGCTCGGCGGTGGCTCGCTCGGAGGCGCCATCCACCTGTACAGCCTCGACGGACGCGAGAGCTGGAACGGTTCGCTCACGCGTGGTTCCTTCGACACGTGGAACGCGGAGGGGGGTGGTGCGTGGCGACTGGCAGACTGGTCGGTCGCGGCACGCGGTCGATTCGTGCGCAGCGAGAACGACTGGGACTACCTCGACGACCGCCGCACGCCCTACAACCCCGACGACGATCGCGTCGTCGGCCGCGTCAACAACGATGCCACCGGCTTCGGCGGACAACTGCAGCTCAGCCGTCCCGCCTTCGGAGGCACGCTACGGCTGAGCGAGATCCTCGACACGCGCGAACAGGGCCTGCCCGGACGTGGGGTACTCCAGTCGGAGACCGCACGGAGCCGGTCGCTGACGCACCACGCGCAGATCGCCTGGCGCAGTGAACGGCGTGCCCGCGGCGTCCTCCGGGAGGTCTCCCTCCACCAGCGGACCGAACGACAGGCCGTCCGCGACCTCGGCGGCGACCTGTCGGGGACCCCGCGCGACCGCGTCGACGTGCTGCACGCCGTGGGCCTGAACGCGAGCGGCGCCGCGAGACCCTTCGGGCCGACCGTCTGGAACGTCCAGAGCCGGGTCGCGCGGCTCCGCAGCGTCGACGAAGCCCTCCTCGACGGCGAGGGCGAACCCCAGTGGCGCTGGACCACCACCGCTGCCCTCGAACCGAAGTGGCGCGTCCTCGGCGACCGCCTCTTGCTGTCGCCCGGAGTCCGCGTGGAGCACCACGAGCAGTGGTGGAACGAGAGTTCGTCGCTCGAGTCCCTGCCGCGTGGCGACGAACAGAGGACGGGACTGTTCGCCTACACCGCCCAGTTCGGGACGCGCTACGCGATCAGCGACGAGGTGTCGCTGAAGGCGAACCTGGGAGTCTACCGTCGTGTCCCCACGCTGCTCGAGCTCTTCGGCGACCGGGGAACGACCACCGCGAACCCCGACCTGCGTCCCGAAGAGGGTGTGAACCGCGACGTGGGCCTGGTCTGGTCACGCCCACTCGAGGGGCGGCGCTTCGCCCTGAGTGCCTTCGCCAACGACGCCTTCGACCTGATCACCTTCGTGAAGACCTCGCCGGTCACCGCCCGGGCCCGGAACCTGGGTCGCGCCGAGATCCGCGGCCTCGAATTCGAGGCCGACTTCGGTCGATTCGGGCCCTTCGGATTCCGTGCGGCCATCACCCGCCTCTGGAGTGAGGACCGGACCGACGACACCGTCGCCGGCGGGAAGCAGTTGCCCTTCCGGCCCGGGATCGAGGTGGAGTTGCAACAGAGCCTGCACGTGGGACACCTGCGTGCCGACTTCGACCTGTTCGCGATGGGCGAGAACTACCAGCAGACCGGCGAGCGCCTGGCCGTCCCCGCACGTGTGATCGGCTCGATCGGACTCCGCTGGAGACTGAGCTCCGACTGGGCCCTGCACGGGCGGGTCGACAACGTCTCCGACGCCGAGGTCCACGACTTCCTGGGTGATCCCCTGCCCGGACGTCAGGTCTCGCTGAGCCTGCAGGCGGGTGGACGATGA
- a CDS encoding FlgD immunoglobulin-like domain containing protein, with translation MKILLIAFALLLSSRAGATEELFVVTTTFEVVGSTGRIGIDGGYPTVADEFQVHSDAVVRQQNGFVFVINRLFADNVLVLDAADDYGVVTQFGVSGTGLNPRDLELVGDDRAYVTLYESNELLICNPFTGTTLGTIDLSAFAVADGLVEMDQIARVGDRVFVTLQNVDRRVTPWAVTGASTIAVIDTNTDTLVDADPGAPGVQGIELQIQNPYWRFEYDPGRQRLFMIGAGSFQQSDGGLERIHPFTLRSEGPVLTEAGLDGDLLDVALVDDATGWALINDPTFNTCLVRFDPTTGERTDTVLCTSGFLLSDLELSRDGRIFVGDRTPSNPGIRVYDASTAQLLSGPLDVGLPPFDATLIEGVPTGAPVPTRPARLAAHPNPFNPRVTIGLDGAEHDGVVEIVDARGRRVRTLALEAGTAIWNGMDSEGRPAASGIYRARLRGRDDVTAVPLTLVR, from the coding sequence ATGAAGATCCTGTTGATCGCGTTCGCCCTCCTCCTGAGCTCCCGGGCAGGGGCGACCGAAGAACTCTTCGTGGTCACCACCACCTTCGAGGTCGTGGGAAGCACCGGACGGATCGGAATCGACGGCGGCTATCCGACGGTGGCCGACGAGTTCCAGGTCCACAGCGATGCCGTCGTCCGCCAGCAGAACGGCTTCGTGTTCGTGATCAACCGCCTGTTCGCCGACAACGTGCTCGTGCTCGACGCCGCCGACGACTACGGCGTGGTCACGCAGTTCGGCGTGAGCGGAACGGGCCTCAACCCGCGCGACCTCGAACTGGTCGGCGACGATCGTGCCTACGTCACGCTGTACGAGAGCAACGAACTCCTGATCTGCAACCCCTTCACCGGAACGACGCTCGGGACGATCGACCTGTCCGCCTTCGCCGTGGCCGACGGTCTGGTCGAAATGGATCAGATCGCCCGCGTCGGCGATCGCGTGTTCGTCACCCTGCAGAACGTGGATCGGCGCGTGACGCCGTGGGCGGTGACCGGCGCGTCGACGATCGCGGTGATCGACACGAACACCGACACCCTGGTCGACGCCGATCCGGGGGCCCCCGGCGTACAGGGCATCGAACTACAGATCCAGAATCCCTACTGGCGCTTCGAGTACGATCCGGGCCGACAGCGCCTGTTCATGATCGGCGCGGGCTCGTTCCAACAGAGCGACGGCGGACTCGAACGGATCCATCCCTTCACCCTGCGCTCGGAAGGACCGGTGCTGACCGAGGCCGGCCTCGACGGCGACCTGCTGGACGTCGCGCTGGTGGACGACGCCACGGGATGGGCCCTGATCAACGACCCGACCTTCAACACCTGTCTGGTGCGCTTCGATCCCACGACCGGCGAGCGCACCGACACCGTGCTGTGCACGAGCGGCTTCCTCCTGAGCGATCTGGAGCTGTCGCGCGACGGTCGGATCTTCGTGGGCGACCGCACGCCGTCGAATCCGGGAATCCGGGTGTACGACGCCTCCACGGCCCAATTGTTGAGCGGTCCGTTGGACGTCGGGCTGCCACCCTTCGACGCCACGCTGATCGAAGGGGTCCCGACCGGCGCACCCGTTCCCACGCGCCCTGCCCGGCTCGCGGCCCACCCGAATCCCTTCAATCCGCGGGTGACGATCGGACTCGACGGCGCCGAGCACGACGGGGTGGTCGAGATCGTCGACGCGCGGGGGCGAAGAGTTCGGACACTGGCGCTGGAAGCCGGGACCGCGATCTGGAACGGCATGGATTCCGAGGGACGGCCCGCGGCCAGTGGGATCTACCGGGCCCGCCTGCGCGGACGGGACGACGTGACGGCCGTCCCGCTCACACTGGTGCGTTGA